Proteins encoded within one genomic window of Nilaparvata lugens isolate BPH chromosome 11, ASM1435652v1, whole genome shotgun sequence:
- the LOC111052677 gene encoding uncharacterized protein LOC111052677, which yields MSLRIVIVRTAFILLFLQQSSQGFYRRDCGYPYRYPPCYTLHYCPSYYHQVILSCPQCACSNDHYPRQESQSNIGTFSAPTEHGISMKNTVDNTKVSIIGDRNRLSMATNNMEWWE from the exons ATGAGTCTCAGAATTGTCATT GTTCGTACAGCGTTCATCCTCCTATTTCTCCAGCAATCGTCTCAAGGATTCTATCGCAGAGACTGCGGATATCCATACCGATATCCTCCCTGTTACACTCTGCACTATTGTCCTTCTTATTATCATCAGGTCATTCTCAGCTGCCCACAGTGTGCTTGCAGCAATGATCATTATCCCAGACAAGAGTCACAATCTAATATAGGGACGTTCAGCGCACCAACAGAACATGgtatttcaatgaaaaataccgTAGATAATACGAAGGTGTCAATAATAGGAGATAGAAATCGTTTAAGCATGGCAACCAATAACATGGAATGGTGGGAATGA